The Synechocystis sp. PCC 7509 genome includes a window with the following:
- a CDS encoding MotA/TolQ/ExbB proton channel family protein: MGINEIFVAGGIVMYPLLAFSLTAIALIIERCLFWYKINQKQRRVVRDVLAAYRDGSEIVLSKLRQNGDLPIVRIFLEALELDYAPPQAFRLALEGATQAELPILQRFNTVFSTIITGSPLLGLLGTVLGLIRTFANLSIGNTGGKGVGQVTAGISEALVSTASGMVVAFITLLFYGAFRGLYKRQLALIHEYGNQLEVLHLFRYEERQTDIGIKSLGQGRK; the protein is encoded by the coding sequence ATGGGCATAAATGAAATATTTGTTGCCGGAGGGATTGTCATGTATCCCTTGTTGGCATTTTCGTTGACAGCGATCGCGCTAATTATTGAACGCTGTTTGTTTTGGTACAAAATCAACCAAAAGCAACGCCGTGTAGTGCGCGATGTATTAGCTGCCTACCGCGATGGTTCAGAGATTGTTTTGTCCAAGTTGCGACAAAATGGCGATTTGCCTATTGTCCGCATCTTTTTAGAAGCTTTAGAGTTAGATTACGCCCCACCGCAAGCTTTTCGCCTTGCCTTAGAAGGTGCAACGCAGGCAGAATTGCCAATACTACAGCGATTTAACACAGTTTTTTCCACAATTATTACTGGATCTCCTCTCCTTGGCTTATTAGGTACGGTTTTGGGTTTAATTCGCACCTTTGCTAACCTCAGTATTGGTAATACAGGTGGTAAAGGAGTTGGACAAGTAACGGCGGGTATCTCCGAAGCCTTGGTTTCTACAGCTTCGGGCATGGTAGTTGCTTTTATAACCCTCCTTTTTTACGGTGCATTTCGCGGATTGTATAAGCGACAGTTAGCTCTGATTCACGAGTATGGCAACCAGCTAGAGGTATTGCACTTGTTTCGGTACGAAGAACGACAAACGGATATAGGAATAAAAAGTTTGGGACAGGGAAGAAAGTAA
- a CDS encoding tyrosine-type recombinase/integrase: MQWFSLQPRDVGGQVLVYGKGGKTRAIKLPASLWQELQLLRGDAAIRKPVFTSRKKKGHLKEMQVNRIVKAAAKRVPGLEEAVAENVSPHWLRHAPASHATDRGALVHLVKETLGHANIATTGRYLHARPTDSSSLYLDS; the protein is encoded by the coding sequence TTGCAGTGGTTCTCGCTGCAACCAAGAGATGTCGGGGGACAGGTATTAGTCTACGGTAAAGGTGGTAAAACACGGGCAATTAAGCTGCCTGCTTCACTGTGGCAAGAATTGCAATTATTGCGGGGTGATGCGGCAATTAGGAAACCAGTATTTACCAGCCGTAAGAAAAAGGGGCATTTGAAGGAAATGCAGGTCAATCGCATTGTTAAAGCTGCGGCAAAAAGAGTTCCAGGATTAGAGGAGGCTGTAGCTGAGAATGTATCGCCGCACTGGCTGCGTCATGCTCCTGCGAGTCATGCAACGGATCGCGGCGCTCTTGTACATTTGGTCAAAGAAACTTTGGGTCATGCCAACATTGCCACTACTGGGCGCTATCTTCATGCACGACCAACCGATAGTTCTAGTCTGTACTTGGATTCATAG
- a CDS encoding ExbD/TolR family protein — MNVPNDDNDSLPEINLTPMIDVVFAILTFFILASLLLTRSEGLPVNLPSAKTATQQNQTPTKLTVTIDEQGKVSLDRQRVEVSELATRVKALKGNKPELLAIVNADRAVVHGQVITVMDELRTVPGVKLGIATQPK, encoded by the coding sequence ATGAACGTGCCTAATGACGATAACGATTCTCTGCCAGAGATTAACCTTACTCCGATGATTGATGTTGTTTTTGCGATTTTGACATTTTTTATTTTAGCCAGCCTGCTTTTAACTCGTTCGGAGGGTCTACCAGTAAATCTCCCCAGTGCGAAGACGGCAACACAGCAAAATCAAACCCCAACTAAGTTGACAGTGACCATTGACGAGCAAGGCAAAGTATCCCTCGATCGCCAAAGAGTTGAAGTCAGCGAACTAGCGACGCGAGTTAAAGCATTGAAAGGCAATAAACCAGAATTACTAGCGATCGTCAATGCAGATCGAGCGGTGGTACATGGTCAGGTAATTACAGTAATGGATGAATTACGCACAGTACCAGGAGTGAAGTTAGGCATTGCTACACAGCCGAAGTAA
- a CDS encoding helix-turn-helix domain-containing protein: MGQVTKACSHLEKETIKQKIKLASSHWDRQKWLVIYNALADPRLSAQIARHCGVSQGFVRKVIQQYNRTGEIGLSTPGKGGRRNCYLSWDEEKQLIDGFKEKARRGQIATAIQIKLA; the protein is encoded by the coding sequence GTGGGTCAAGTAACGAAAGCCTGTTCTCACTTAGAAAAGGAGACAATCAAGCAAAAAATAAAGTTAGCGTCCTCTCATTGGGATAGACAAAAATGGCTTGTGATCTACAATGCACTAGCAGACCCTAGACTATCGGCTCAGATTGCGCGTCATTGTGGGGTGTCCCAAGGATTTGTCAGAAAAGTAATTCAGCAATATAACCGCACTGGAGAAATTGGATTATCTACTCCAGGCAAAGGAGGTAGACGTAATTGCTATTTAAGTTGGGATGAGGAAAAACAACTAATAGATGGGTTTAAAGAAAAAGCCCGTCGTGGTCAAATAGCCACCGCAATTCAAATTAAACTTGCTTAG
- a CDS encoding energy transducer TonB — MGFSNIAAQQREKAAETLKSFLALGLIGSVGLHIAILGFGIGNFLDKVPPLKDEPMELTLIEPPTLEEKPVAETQEKSPPSASRNETPKVVSAPSSIAIAPSSPSVVTQKPPKPLTNIPKKQVVENSKTPLPQQKLIQTPKEITKPQPAPVAKITAPAKVPTAPEVVAASPTVPSSVTPRSPNNQKLRDLLATTRNTDQKPNNISASSQPNALGLRQPSNTNNLPIQSGNWVVNSTNSGSRVTGNAPSGNSTGNSTVGTSRANSSASGSRTGIGNKPSSSTNSGSRIGTNNRSGSNVATEAQNVRSRNAQPESSSNANASSGSLACRTCSKPKYPAKARRRGLEGKTEINVDVDGKGNVTKVRLARSSGHSELDKAALEEARRWKFKAPSGGKRSVSAKVDFAIEGSERSRKLRERRKRRPAQSRRAPIENARSNPATETTNTPTPTRRIRQRQQNSSPSPRRPQTAATRRVDTLPPRRAEDAALPRRRARASRRSPQPALITNQRALGQSLRRQRQSSNQTKLRQSLRQLQQSQLTDNPND, encoded by the coding sequence ATGGGCTTTTCTAACATAGCTGCCCAACAGAGAGAAAAAGCCGCCGAGACTCTCAAGTCTTTTCTGGCTCTCGGTCTGATTGGCTCAGTAGGGTTACATATTGCGATATTAGGGTTTGGGATTGGCAATTTCTTGGACAAAGTACCCCCCTTGAAAGATGAGCCAATGGAATTGACGCTAATCGAACCACCCACTTTAGAAGAAAAACCCGTTGCAGAAACTCAAGAAAAATCGCCCCCTAGCGCTAGCCGTAACGAAACTCCAAAAGTGGTGTCTGCACCTTCATCTATAGCGATCGCACCATCTTCACCATCAGTTGTTACTCAAAAACCGCCTAAACCCTTAACAAACATTCCAAAGAAACAAGTTGTTGAGAACTCAAAGACACCACTTCCACAACAAAAACTAATCCAAACTCCCAAAGAAATCACTAAACCCCAGCCAGCACCAGTTGCCAAGATAACAGCACCCGCAAAAGTTCCCACAGCGCCAGAAGTTGTAGCCGCAAGCCCAACAGTACCAAGTTCCGTAACTCCGCGATCGCCAAATAATCAAAAATTAAGAGATTTACTTGCAACTACTAGAAATACAGATCAAAAACCAAATAATATCAGTGCAAGTAGTCAACCTAATGCTTTAGGACTTCGCCAACCAAGCAACACTAATAACTTACCGATTCAAAGTGGTAATTGGGTTGTAAATAGTACGAATAGCGGCTCTAGAGTTACAGGTAACGCCCCATCTGGTAATAGCACGGGCAATTCCACTGTTGGAACAAGCAGAGCTAATAGTTCTGCAAGTGGCTCTAGAACTGGGATAGGAAATAAACCCAGTTCTAGTACGAATAGCGGCTCTAGAATTGGTACGAATAACAGAAGTGGCTCAAATGTAGCTACAGAAGCGCAGAATGTTAGATCAAGAAATGCCCAGCCAGAATCTAGTAGCAATGCAAATGCTAGTTCCGGTAGTTTAGCTTGTCGCACTTGTAGCAAACCAAAGTACCCAGCTAAAGCGCGGCGACGAGGATTGGAAGGCAAAACAGAAATTAACGTTGATGTTGATGGCAAAGGAAATGTAACTAAAGTACGCCTAGCACGTTCTAGCGGTCACTCCGAGCTAGATAAAGCCGCTTTAGAAGAAGCAAGACGTTGGAAATTTAAAGCTCCAAGTGGGGGAAAACGGAGCGTTTCTGCCAAAGTAGACTTTGCAATTGAGGGGTCAGAGCGATCGCGCAAACTCCGAGAACGCCGCAAACGCCGACCCGCCCAGTCAAGACGCGCACCGATAGAAAACGCCCGCTCCAATCCAGCTACGGAGACAACAAACACACCTACACCAACTCGCAGAATTAGACAGAGACAGCAAAACTCAAGTCCATCGCCTCGTCGCCCTCAAACTGCCGCCACTCGCCGTGTAGATACCTTACCACCACGTCGAGCAGAAGATGCCGCCCTACCTCGTCGGCGCGCTAGAGCATCAAGGCGATCGCCCCAGCCAGCTCTAATTACTAATCAAAGGGCGCTAGGTCAATCTCTGCGCCGTCAGCGCCAAAGCTCTAACCAGACTAAACTGCGGCAGTCCTTACGCCAACTACAACAGTCTCAACTAACAGATAATCCTAACGATTAG
- a CDS encoding TonB-dependent receptor: protein MLLVSGLAGVLAIDAALAEEVKTKLVQGQDRQKVIATPTQLAQTPAVVQITGVEVNSTDLGIELILQSANSEKLEVVEGSEGNSFIADVKNAQLRLPSGATFNQDKPVSGIANITVTNSDANTIRVTVNGENTPPQIELFDGEEGLIFGVVPTTNTAQTPPTTPSEPNTESEEAQTPPAKPNTELEEAQIPPTEPEEIPEILVTGRQDDGYNIPDASTATRTDTPIRDIPQSIQVVPQQVLEDRQITRLEAALQNVSGVFSGNNFGGTVDNFNIRGFADATTLRDGFKDSFTESGLILRDPANIEQVEVLKGPASVLYGNVEPGGIVNVVTKKPLADPFYNLNLAIGTYNFYRPSIDLSGSLTPDKELLYRLNVAYENAGSFRDFVNSERVFVAPVFSWQIGEQTNLSIDTSYLYDRRTFDRGIVAIGEGVADIPREYFLGEPGDFRQSEQTNISYNLEHRFNDNLKIRNAFQYLQNNETVKNTNALELNEETGELSRDYFDNANAFKIYAMQTELTNKFNTGSVEHQLLVGFDLQRSTLEGFFKTPSDAFDTSIEDRFTPSINIYDPIYNQRPRPDRSELIFLRDDKTTVNLLGIFLQDQIAITDNLKFLISGRFDSVTQEVDDKLNESETSQSNDAFSPRIGIVYQPIEPVSLYASYSRSFAPNSGIRADGSLLEPTRGTQYEVGVRTQLNERFTATLAAYQITKTNISTTDPVEEAFSIAIGEQRSQGIELDVAGEILPGLNVIAAYSNTNAEITESNDFPVGNKIPNVPRNQASLWTTYELQNGDLHGLGFGLGFYYVDSRLGDLDNSFQLPSYVRTDAAIFYRRDNWRTAINVQNLFDVGYFATSEIGRNTVVPGAPLTVVGSFSIEF, encoded by the coding sequence ATGCTATTGGTTTCAGGTTTAGCTGGGGTATTGGCGATTGATGCCGCCCTTGCCGAGGAGGTAAAAACAAAGCTAGTACAGGGACAAGATCGACAAAAAGTAATCGCAACTCCTACTCAGTTAGCACAAACACCAGCAGTAGTACAAATTACTGGAGTTGAAGTTAACTCTACCGATCTTGGAATTGAGCTAATATTGCAGTCTGCTAACAGCGAAAAACTGGAAGTTGTCGAGGGGAGTGAGGGAAATAGTTTTATTGCCGATGTCAAAAATGCTCAACTGCGCTTACCATCTGGGGCTACCTTTAACCAAGATAAACCTGTTAGCGGAATTGCTAATATAACGGTTACTAATTCTGATGCTAATACTATCCGCGTCACCGTAAACGGAGAAAATACCCCACCCCAAATTGAGTTATTTGATGGCGAGGAAGGTTTAATTTTTGGAGTTGTACCAACGACAAATACAGCCCAAACTCCTCCTACTACCCCATCAGAACCAAATACAGAATCAGAGGAAGCGCAAACACCCCCCGCAAAACCAAATACAGAATTAGAGGAAGCGCAAATACCCCCCACAGAACCAGAGGAAATACCGGAAATTCTGGTTACGGGAAGGCAAGATGATGGCTATAATATTCCCGATGCGTCCACAGCGACTAGAACAGATACGCCAATCCGCGATATCCCGCAATCTATTCAAGTAGTACCGCAACAGGTTTTAGAAGATCGCCAAATAACTCGGTTAGAAGCAGCGTTGCAAAATGTGAGCGGCGTATTTTCGGGAAACAACTTCGGCGGTACTGTTGATAACTTCAATATTCGAGGTTTTGCAGATGCAACGACATTGAGAGATGGATTTAAAGACAGCTTTACAGAAAGCGGTTTAATTTTGCGAGATCCCGCCAATATTGAGCAAGTTGAGGTACTAAAAGGGCCTGCTTCCGTTCTCTACGGCAATGTTGAGCCGGGGGGTATAGTCAATGTTGTAACTAAAAAACCGTTGGCAGATCCTTTTTATAATCTCAATTTAGCCATTGGTACTTATAACTTTTATCGCCCTAGCATTGACTTATCCGGGTCATTGACTCCAGACAAAGAGTTGCTGTATCGACTGAATGTTGCTTATGAAAATGCTGGTAGCTTCCGAGATTTTGTCAACAGCGAACGAGTTTTTGTTGCTCCGGTATTTAGTTGGCAGATTGGGGAGCAGACTAATTTATCAATCGATACTAGCTATTTGTACGACAGGCGAACCTTTGACCGGGGTATAGTTGCGATTGGGGAAGGAGTGGCGGATATTCCCCGCGAGTACTTTTTGGGCGAACCTGGAGACTTTCGCCAGAGCGAACAAACAAATATTAGTTATAACTTAGAGCATCGATTTAACGACAATCTCAAAATCCGCAATGCTTTTCAATACTTACAAAATAACGAAACCGTTAAAAATACCAACGCCCTAGAATTAAACGAAGAAACTGGAGAGTTATCGCGCGATTACTTTGATAACGCCAACGCCTTTAAAATCTATGCAATGCAGACTGAGCTAACTAACAAATTTAATACAGGCTCCGTCGAGCATCAGTTATTAGTTGGATTCGATTTGCAAAGAAGTACCCTAGAAGGTTTTTTTAAAACACCTTCAGATGCTTTCGATACTTCAATAGAGGATCGTTTTACACCTAGCATCAACATCTACGATCCCATCTACAACCAGCGTCCGCGACCAGATCGTTCAGAGCTAATCTTTTTGCGAGATGACAAAACCACTGTCAATTTATTAGGTATTTTCCTCCAAGATCAAATTGCCATAACTGACAATCTCAAATTTTTAATTAGCGGTCGATTTGATAGCGTTACTCAAGAAGTGGACGACAAATTGAACGAGAGCGAAACTAGCCAATCAAATGATGCTTTTAGTCCGCGTATCGGTATTGTCTACCAACCCATTGAACCAGTTTCACTTTATGCCAGCTACAGCCGTTCGTTTGCTCCCAATAGTGGTATTCGTGCTGACGGCTCCTTATTAGAACCGACACGCGGAACTCAATACGAAGTAGGAGTTAGAACTCAGTTAAATGAAAGGTTCACTGCTACCTTGGCGGCTTATCAAATTACCAAAACTAATATTTCAACTACCGATCCAGTAGAAGAAGCCTTTAGTATCGCAATCGGCGAACAGCGCAGTCAGGGAATTGAATTAGATGTTGCGGGGGAAATTTTACCAGGATTAAATGTTATTGCAGCTTATAGCAATACTAATGCTGAAATTACTGAAAGTAATGATTTTCCAGTGGGCAATAAGATTCCCAATGTGCCGCGAAATCAAGCTAGTTTGTGGACTACTTACGAGCTACAAAATGGGGATTTGCACGGGTTAGGGTTTGGTTTGGGCTTTTATTATGTAGACTCTAGACTAGGAGATTTGGATAATAGCTTCCAGTTACCAAGCTATGTGCGTACCGATGCAGCGATTTTTTACCGCCGAGATAATTGGCGCACGGCAATCAACGTCCAAAACTTATTTGATGTTGGCTATTTTGCTACTAGCGAGATTGGTAGAAACACTGTTGTACCTGGTGCGCCTTTAACCGTTGTTGGTTCATTTTCTATTGAGTTTTAG
- a CDS encoding PepSY-associated TM helix domain-containing protein: MIRRTAFKLHRYLGLVAGLIIVIVGLTGSLLVFRHEINHFLLQSQFGQIVPQQQQVSILSVIDTVKAAYPEPKFTLSFFELPTQANAPIRVELESENQPTTEVIVNPYTGKILGDRISQYAIMDIVYNLHNALLTGETGTIIVGIAAFFLFVLSITGIILWSGWRKLINGFKIKTNASIKRLNFDIHKVVGIIAAIFLAITGFTGFCWNFYAYTQPIIYAATFTPIPTKPVSKPAKGKSTIAIAQMLKRAEEALPSAKTTYISFPTTPESVFMVGKQFPEEKEVWRSRVYLDRYTGEVLQLRNSRSLSLGDEVVDAFNPLHFGTFGGLPTRILYFFVGLTPLILFITGLVMWWYQPNNSLAQKRRKLEKLNCK; this comes from the coding sequence ATGATCCGCCGCACTGCTTTCAAATTACATCGCTATCTTGGATTAGTTGCCGGACTAATTATAGTAATTGTTGGTTTGACGGGTAGCTTGCTAGTATTTAGGCATGAAATCAATCATTTTCTGCTGCAATCTCAGTTTGGGCAAATAGTTCCTCAGCAGCAACAAGTGTCGATTTTGTCGGTTATTGATACAGTCAAGGCAGCTTATCCAGAACCTAAGTTTACATTGAGTTTTTTTGAGCTACCAACTCAAGCAAATGCGCCAATTAGAGTTGAATTAGAATCGGAAAATCAACCGACAACGGAAGTAATTGTTAATCCTTATACAGGCAAGATATTAGGCGATCGCATTTCTCAGTATGCCATTATGGACATTGTTTATAATTTGCATAATGCTTTGTTAACTGGGGAAACTGGGACAATCATTGTGGGAATTGCCGCTTTTTTCTTGTTTGTACTGAGTATTACGGGTATTATCCTTTGGTCTGGTTGGCGCAAGTTGATTAATGGCTTCAAGATTAAAACTAATGCTTCGATCAAAAGACTTAACTTTGATATTCATAAAGTAGTCGGAATTATTGCAGCTATTTTTCTAGCAATCACTGGTTTTACTGGCTTTTGCTGGAACTTTTACGCTTACACTCAACCGATAATTTATGCAGCTACATTTACGCCTATCCCCACAAAACCAGTATCTAAACCAGCAAAAGGAAAATCAACTATAGCGATCGCGCAAATGCTAAAACGTGCCGAGGAAGCTTTACCCAGTGCTAAAACTACTTATATCAGTTTTCCTACTACGCCGGAATCGGTATTTATGGTAGGTAAACAATTTCCTGAAGAAAAAGAAGTCTGGCGCAGTCGAGTTTATTTAGATCGATATACCGGGGAGGTGTTGCAACTTAGAAATTCGCGATCGCTTTCTTTAGGCGATGAGGTAGTAGATGCTTTTAATCCTTTACATTTTGGAACGTTTGGCGGTTTACCAACCCGGATTCTTTACTTTTTTGTAGGACTTACACCATTGATTTTATTTATTACTGGTTTAGTGATGTGGTGGTATCAACCTAATAATTCGTTAGCCCAAAAAAGGAGAAAGTTAGAAAAGTTAAATTGCAAATGA
- a CDS encoding acylase, with product MLSFLLAWYKRYLFKTLAFTFSLIFVLIVGSQSFSSTSLSNQILWDTYGVPHIYGQTIPSAFKEFGWAQTQSHGNLLLSLYGQARGRAAEYWGEEYVESDQWVLTMGVPDRARAWYAAQSPAFRSYLDAFASGINAYAQAHADLIDDSVEVVLPVKGEDILAHLQRVLNFTFIVDPTQVESLSHKQPKAGSNGWAISPQRSASGNAMLLANPHLPWSDLFLWYEAQITAPGIDAYGATLVGIPVLAIAFNNNLGWTHTVNTFDGWDAYELKLANGGYIFDGKVRLFESETIALKVKQKDGSLSNKELIVRRSVHGAVFAADKTVALRVVGLDRPGTLEQWWDMARSQNFHQFQAVLQRLQLPMFTIMYADRAGHIMHLFNAQVPVRQQGNFADWEKLIPGETSKTLWTKIHSYRDLPRIVDPASGWLQNANDPPWTTTFPPAIDANNYPAYIAPRSMSFRAQRSAKMLFEDKKISFDEMVAYKHSTRMELGDRLLDNLIPAANKYGNKIAKHAAKVLQTWDRQTNADSRGAVLFALWVQAMDLDTAFSQPWSEKSPRTTPDGLANPQAAVATLEAVAEKVEKTYGALNVPWGDVFRLKYGNVDLPANGGSGDLGIFRVVDFIAAKGEVFQPVAGDSFVAAIEFSQPVKAMALTSYGNATQPGSPHISDQLPLFAQKKLRPVWRDFKNIQAHLAKKEVF from the coding sequence ATGCTGTCTTTTTTACTTGCTTGGTACAAGCGCTATTTATTTAAAACTTTAGCGTTTACATTCAGTCTTATTTTTGTCTTAATTGTCGGCAGCCAAAGTTTTAGCTCTACTTCTTTATCTAATCAGATACTTTGGGATACTTATGGCGTACCGCACATCTACGGTCAAACTATCCCTAGTGCGTTCAAAGAATTTGGCTGGGCGCAAACGCAAAGTCATGGCAACTTACTTTTGAGTCTTTACGGTCAAGCTAGGGGAAGGGCGGCGGAGTATTGGGGAGAGGAGTATGTAGAATCAGACCAGTGGGTTTTAACTATGGGCGTACCCGATCGCGCCCGTGCTTGGTATGCTGCCCAAAGCCCAGCTTTTCGCAGCTATTTAGATGCTTTTGCTTCCGGTATCAATGCTTATGCCCAAGCACACGCCGATCTAATTGATGACTCAGTGGAGGTGGTACTACCAGTTAAGGGAGAAGATATATTAGCTCACTTGCAACGAGTCCTCAACTTTACTTTTATTGTCGATCCTACTCAAGTTGAAAGTTTGAGTCACAAACAGCCCAAAGCTGGCTCTAATGGCTGGGCGATTTCTCCCCAACGTTCAGCAAGTGGCAATGCGATGTTACTTGCAAATCCTCATCTACCTTGGTCAGATTTATTTTTGTGGTACGAAGCGCAGATAACCGCCCCTGGAATTGATGCTTATGGGGCAACACTGGTTGGGATTCCAGTTTTAGCGATCGCTTTTAATAATAATTTGGGCTGGACGCATACCGTCAATACTTTTGATGGTTGGGATGCCTACGAACTCAAGCTTGCTAATGGTGGCTATATTTTTGATGGGAAAGTTCGCCTTTTTGAGAGTGAAACTATTGCTCTAAAGGTAAAGCAAAAAGATGGATCGCTTAGTAACAAAGAGCTTATAGTTAGGCGTTCGGTTCACGGTGCTGTATTTGCCGCCGATAAAACTGTAGCTTTGCGCGTTGTCGGTTTAGATCGACCAGGTACGTTAGAACAGTGGTGGGATATGGCGCGATCGCAAAATTTCCACCAGTTTCAAGCCGTACTGCAACGCTTGCAACTACCAATGTTTACAATTATGTATGCCGATCGCGCTGGGCATATTATGCACCTATTTAATGCTCAAGTACCAGTACGCCAGCAAGGAAACTTTGCTGATTGGGAAAAGCTAATTCCGGGGGAAACCTCAAAAACTTTGTGGACTAAAATTCATTCCTACCGTGACTTACCGCGCATTGTTGACCCCGCTAGCGGCTGGTTGCAAAATGCCAACGATCCGCCTTGGACTACTACCTTCCCACCAGCTATTGATGCTAATAATTATCCAGCTTATATAGCACCGCGTTCTATGTCTTTTCGGGCGCAACGTTCCGCCAAGATGCTATTTGAGGATAAAAAAATTTCCTTTGATGAGATGGTTGCTTACAAGCATTCTACACGGATGGAATTAGGCGATCGCTTACTAGACAATCTTATTCCTGCCGCAAACAAGTACGGAAATAAAATAGCCAAACACGCAGCTAAGGTACTGCAAACTTGGGACAGACAAACTAATGCTGATAGTCGCGGTGCGGTCTTGTTTGCCTTGTGGGTGCAAGCAATGGACTTAGATACAGCATTTAGTCAACCTTGGAGCGAAAAATCGCCGCGTACAACACCTGATGGATTAGCTAATCCTCAAGCTGCGGTTGCTACCTTAGAAGCTGTAGCAGAAAAGGTTGAAAAGACTTATGGGGCGTTGAATGTGCCTTGGGGAGATGTTTTTCGCCTCAAGTATGGCAATGTAGATTTGCCTGCTAATGGTGGTTCTGGAGACTTAGGGATTTTTCGGGTAGTAGATTTTATTGCGGCAAAAGGCGAAGTCTTTCAACCTGTAGCTGGAGATTCTTTTGTTGCAGCTATTGAGTTTTCCCAACCTGTAAAAGCAATGGCACTGACTAGCTACGGTAATGCAACTCAACCAGGTTCACCACATATTAGCGACCAATTGCCGTTATTTGCTCAAAAAAAGTTACGTCCAGTATGGCGGGATTTCAAAAATATTCAGGCGCACTTAGCTAAAAAAGAGGTATTTTAA
- a CDS encoding MbtH family protein: MYQDETIDNTIYKVVVNHEEQYSIWLVDKENPLGWKDAGKSGLKHECLEYIKEVWTDMRPLSLRKKMEDSAC; encoded by the coding sequence ATGTATCAAGACGAAACAATAGATAACACAATTTATAAAGTTGTAGTCAATCATGAAGAACAATATTCAATTTGGCTTGTGGATAAAGAAAATCCCCTTGGCTGGAAAGATGCGGGTAAAAGCGGTTTAAAACATGAATGCTTAGAATATATTAAAGAAGTTTGGACAGATATGCGACCTTTAAGTTTAAGGAAGAAGATGGAAGATTCTGCCTGTTAA
- a CDS encoding site-specific integrase encodes MKSITLADVQGYATALNQSSLAVSSVGRAIAAIKSLFTFAHQKTGLLKANPAGAVTLPKVKDSLAERILPEWVV; translated from the coding sequence CTGAAGTCGATAACTTTAGCTGATGTCCAAGGATATGCAACTGCCCTCAATCAAAGCTCTTTGGCTGTTTCTTCTGTTGGTAGGGCGATCGCGGCCATCAAATCTCTGTTTACTTTCGCTCATCAAAAAACGGGACTGCTGAAAGCCAACCCAGCAGGAGCGGTAACTCTGCCCAAAGTGAAAGATTCTTTGGCAGAGCGGATTTTACCGGAATGGGTAGTTTAG